Proteins from one Podospora pseudoanserina strain CBS 124.78 chromosome 1, whole genome shotgun sequence genomic window:
- the MDM12_2 gene encoding Mitochondrial distribution and morphology protein 12 (COG:U; EggNog:ENOG503Q3NA), producing MSIDLNWETVTGGPDGQELADSIRDFIHTKFQSVPLPRFIKSVTVHDFQFGTIPPEIELKDITDPLPDFYEENLDSDLASESGSEEDEEEIADDRRRRQTEAVLAGGAGAHNPSALPTHLSLGGLGGLGGLGAGGSRNGGDIGSPFLRVNTPGIPGGTSNLHYFHSQFATGLSGTQTPLAAVAGAHHLNSAAWLEGHGHSSSAPNLHQYGAPDFGGVDGQSTAPAPNQGLRRPLLQQPPSTHRRNPSQSSIDLNPSLGLTPIPYRPLPNPHHPPITPITPITPITTTPTTFTPPPRKAPVSTLAASAGPPLPPPTRDKPTPSHHPDPEDVHAPNTTTTNKQRSTSPATSSPLATSAQEQAEEEEEEEKRKLREKKVDDMQAVFRIRYAGDIKLLLTADILLDYPMPSFVGIPVRLSITGLTFDGVGVLAKIRKRVHFCFLSPEDAVAAVGQGENEVDGGEGDKQTGFKSPPGGGNGLGATKLGGLLQEIRVESEIGQRESGKQSLKNVGKVERFVLEQVRRIFEEEFVYPSYWTFLV from the exons ATGTCCATCGATCTCAATTGGGAAACGGTCACGGGCGGCCCTGATGGACAAGAGCTTGCCGACAGCATCCGCGATTTCATCCACACCAAGTTCCAATCAGTACCATTACCGCGTTTCATCAAATCAGTCACCGTGCATGACTTTCAGTTTGGGACGATACCGCCAGAGATTGAGTTGAAGGATATCACCGACCCGTTACCAGACTTTTACGAGGAAAATCTTGATTCGGACTTGGCATCAGAGTCTggcagcgaggaggatgaggaggaaatTGCAGATGACCGAAGACGGCGACAGACTGAAGCGGTGTtagctggcggtgctggggCTCATAATCCCTCAGCTCTCCCAACACATCTCAGTCTTGGTGGTCTCGGAGGTTTGGGTGgtcttggtgctggtggttcACGCAATGGAGGAGACATAGGGAGCCCCTTTTTACGAGTCAACACGCCCGGTATTCCGGGAggcacctccaacctccactACTTTCACTCCCAATTCGCCACGGGATTATCAGGcacccaaacaccactcGCCGCCGTAGCAGGAgctcaccacctcaacagcGCCGCCTGGCTAGAAGGCCACGGCCACAGCTCCTCAGCACCAAACCTCCACCAATACGGCGCCCCAGATTTTGGCGGTGTCGACGGGCAATCAACCGCCCCAGCACCCAACCAAGGCCTCCGtcgtcccctcctccaacagcccccttccacccaccgCCGCAACCCCTCCCAAAGCTCCATCGatctcaacccctccctgggcctcacccccatcccctaCCGTCCTCTCc ccaacccccatcacccccccatcacccccatcacccccatcacccccatcaccaccacgccCACCACGttcacccctcctccgagAAAAGCACCTgtctccaccctcgccgcctccgccggcccccccctcccgcccccaaCCCGCgacaaacccaccccctctcaccacccgGACCCAGAAGACGTCCACgcacccaacaccaccacaaccaacaaacaGCGCAGCACCAGCccagccacctcctcccctttggCAACCTCAGCCCAGGAAcaagccgaggaagaagaggaggaagagaagcgcaagctgagagaaaaaaaggtagACGACATGCAAGCCGTTTTCCGGATACGTTACGCGGGGGATATCAAATTGTTGCTCACGGCGGACATCCTGCTCGACTACCCCATGCCTAGCTTTGTCGGAATTCCCGTCAGGTTGTCCATCACCGGGCTGACGtttgatggggtgggggtgctGGCCAAGATTAGGAAGAGGGTTCACTTTTGTTTCCTCAGTCCGGAGGACGCGGTCGCTGCTGTTGGGCAGGGGGAGAATGaagttgatggtggggagggggataaaCAAACTGGTTTCAAGTCACCGCcaggtggtgggaatgggcTGGGGGCGACAAAACTGGGCGGGTTGCTGCAGGAGATTAGAGTCGAGAGTGAGATCGGTCAGCGGGAGAGCGGGAAACAGAGCTTGAAGAATGTAGgcaaggtggagaggtttgTGCTGGAgcaggtgaggaggatatttgaggaggagtttgtgtATCCTAGTTATTGGACGTTTTTGGTATGA
- the VPS28 gene encoding Vacuolar protein-sorting-associated protein 28 (EggNog:ENOG503NV62; COG:U) yields the protein MLNRQPYAPTPHSYVPNSTLSATINLDEEVKLADTRAERDLQDSLAEIFSIIVTLDELERAFLKDAIPEADYTEICERSLKQYKSLVADEAVARAFVGLEEFKAEWDLEVPRATERIRVGMPSTTVDASAGHHGGGSGGGGNGSKSENSGGKNPSGQLILEATQDFITFLDALKLGLLAKDQLHPLLTDVIQSANKVTDRDFENRGKIVQWLITLNQMKATEELSEDQARELELDINSAYQGFKATL from the exons ATGCTAAACAGGCAACCATATGCGCCGACACCGCACAGCTACGTGCCAAACTCTACGCTCTCGGCGACTATAAATCTCGATGAG GAAGTGAAACTAGCCGACACCCGCGCTGAGCGTGACCTTCAAGACTCCCTCGCCGAAATCTTCAGCATCATAGTCACCCTCGACGAGCTCGAAAGGGCCTTCCTCAAGGACGCCATCCCCGAAGCAGACTACACCGAAATATGCGAGCGCTCTCTCAAACAATACAAGTCCCTGGTCGCCGATGAAGCAGTCGCCCGCGCCTTTGTCGGACTGGAGGAATTCAAAGCAGAATGGGATCTTGAAGTGCCCCGCGCCACAGAGCGCATTCGCGTGGGGATGCCCTCCACAACAGTGGACGCATCTGCTGGACACCACGGAggcggcagcggtggtggaggaaatGGTTCCAAGTCTGAAAACTCGGGTGGTAAAAACCCTAGTGGACAGCTCATTCTGGAGGCGACGCAGGACTTCATCACGTTTTTGGATGCGTTGAAGCTGGGCTTGCTGGCAAAGGACCAGTTGCATCCTCTGCTGACGGATGTGATTCAGTCTGCGAACAAGGTGACGGATAGGGACTTTGAAAACAGGGGCAAGATTGTCCAGTGGCTGATTACGCTCAACCAGATGAAGGCTACGGAAGAGCTGAGCGAGGACCAggcgagggagttggagCTGGACATCAACTCTGCGTATCAGGGTTTCAAGGCTACCCTCTAA
- the NOC2 gene encoding Nucleolar Complex 2 protein (EggNog:ENOG503NWMH; COG:J; BUSCO:EOG09262N5O): MGASKKNAKATKKFEQKHLSGVLERRKAVAKIKQKQQIKEKKQAKRAKDDEFFKGADGTVKRPANKKPGTQGTEMSVDDFFKGGFEILDKGAPTENGKTAALGKRKRGEANAREETSDQSDGSDVDVSDNEEDVVTDSEAGFSDEEDEEDLGMSKNAMAALAEKDPEFYKFLKENDPEALDFDENASLDEVDELSGSDEEDEQPKKKQKKGKKAQEEEVDDSAHELTKAMVAKWEKALNETKSLKAAKQTVIAFRCAAHLNEEDEENPQRYSIKNPEVFHNILMVALKLIPEVLNHHLPVKESAAGRAYVQTETKKFKTLSNLIKSFAASIIRLLGTLSDDATVKLTLNALQPLLPYLLSFRKLLKVLIKTIVAFWSQPASSDSTKITAFLVIRRLTVVSDKGVREAVLKAAYRGLFDNSKHTNHNTIQGINLMKNSAAELWGLDQSLGYTTAFTSIRQLAIHLRNSIINNKQVHNVYNWQFVHALDFWSCVLSEHCSPLKEAEAGKESQLKLLIYPLVQVTLGVLRLIPTAIYFPLRFQLIRSLLRLSRATDTYIPLASCLLEVLSSAEMKKAPKQSTLKPLDFAVAYKAPKSYLRTRVYQDGVGEQVVELLSEFFVLWAKSIAFPEFSLPVVISLKRWLKEARKRSTGNKNGKLGGSLVLLVQKLEANAKFIEERRAKVEFAPKDRAQVEGFLKDLEVERTPVGAFVVGQRKLREERRRVVEEARKAEEGKRREEEREALGGVMMGGVRRRRRMRWMLMRRSRWFGDWDFWYESGGDT; this comes from the coding sequence ATGGGTGCCTCTAAGAAGAACGCAAAGGCGACGAAGAAGTTCGAACAAAAACATCTCAGCGGTGTTCtcgaaagaagaaaagcggTCGCCAAGATCAAACAGAAGCAgcagatcaaggagaagaagcaggccaAGCGCGCAAAGGACGATGAGTTCTTCAAGGGAGCCGATGGCACCGTCAAGAGACCAGCAAACAAGAAGCCCGGTACGCAGGGAACTGAGATGAGCGTCGACGATTTCTTCAAGGGCGGTTTCGAGATCCTCGACAAGGGTGCGCCAACGGAGAATGGCAAGACTGCCGCTCTTGGAAAGCGGAAGCGCGGGGAGGCCAATGCCCGCGAGGAGACTTCTGATCAGAGCGACGGCAGCGATGTCGATGTTTCCGAcaacgaggaggatgtggttaCCGATAGCGAGGCTGGCTTcagcgatgaggaggatgaggaggatcttGGCATGTCCAAGAACGCCATGGCCGCTCTCGCCGAGAAGGATCCCGAATTCTACAAGTTCTTGAAGGAGAACGACCCAGAGGCtctcgactttgacgaaAACGCATCACTCGACGAGGTCGACGAGCTTAGCGgcagcgacgaggaagacgagcaaccgaagaagaagcaaaagaagggcaagaaggcacaagaagaggaggttgacgatTCCGCCCATGAGTTGACCAAGGCCATGGTTGCCAAGTGGGAGAAGGCGCTCAACGAGACCAAGTCGCTCAAGGCTGCTAAGCAGACAGTGATTGCCTTTCGCTGCGCTGCCCACCTgaacgaggaggatgaggagaacCCACAACGCTACAGCATCAAAAACCCCGAGGTCTTTCACAacatcttgatggtggccCTCAAGCTCATTCCTGAAGTCTTgaaccaccatctccctgtCAAGGAGTCCGCCGCCGGCAGAGCCTACGTCCAGACCGAGACCAAGAAGTTCAAGACGCTGTCCAACCTCATCAAGAGCTTTGCTGCTTccatcatccgcctcctTGGCACACTCTCAGACGACGCTACTGTCAAGCTCACACTCAACGCCCTTCAGCCACTCCTTCCTTATCTCTTGTCCTTCAGAAAGCTCCTCAAGGTGCTCATCAAGACTATTGTCGCTTTCTGGTCTCAACCCGCCAGCTCCGACAGCACCAAGATAACAGCCTTTCTAGTGATCCGCCGTCTCACGGTGGTTTCCGACAAGGGTGTCAGAGAAGCCGTTCTCAAGGCAGCTTACCGCGGGTTGTTCGACAACAGCAAGCataccaaccacaacacaaTCCAGGGCATCAACCTGATGAAGAACTCGGCCGCCGAGCTCTGGGGTCTGGATCAGTCTCTTGGCtacaccaccgccttcaCCTCGATCCGCCAGCTCGCCATCCACCTCcgcaacagcatcatcaacaacaagcaagtCCACAACGTCTACAACTGGCAATTCGTCCACGCTCTGGATTTCTGGTCTTGCGTTCTTTCCGAGCACTGCAGCCCCCTGAAGGAGGCCGAAGCTGGAAAGGAATCCcagctcaagctcctcatCTACCCCCTGGTGCAGGTTACTCTGGGTGTGCTGCGCCTCATCCCAACAGCGATCTACTTTCCCCTGCGATTCCAGCTCATCCGCTCGCTTCTTCGCCTGTCGAGAGCGACGGACACTTATATCCCCCTCGCCTCTTGCCTCTTGGAGGTCCTCTCGTCGGCAGAGATGAAAAAGGCGCCCAAGCAGTCCACCCTCAAGCCTTTGGATTTTGCTGTCGCGTACAAGGCCCCCAAGTCGTACCTCCGCACGAGGGTCTATCAGGACGGCGTGGGGGAGCAAGTGGTGGAGCTGCTTTCGGAGTTTTTTGTCCTCTGGGCCAAGAGCATCGCGTTTCCGGAGTTTtcgctgccggtggtgatcTCGCTCAAGaggtggttgaaggaggcgaggaagaggtcgaCGGGGAATAAGAATGGGAAGCTGGGggggagcttggtgttgcttgTGCAGAAGCTGGAGGCCAACGCCAAGTTTattgaggagaggagggccaAGGTGGAGTTTGCGCCCAAGGATAGGGCGCAGGTGGAGGGGTTTTTGAAGgatttggaggtggagaggacgCCGGTGGGGgcgtttgttgttggtcagaggaagctgagggaggagaggaggagggttgtggaggaggctaggaaggcggaggaggggaagaggagggaggaggagagggaggcgctggggggggtgatgatggggggggtgaggaggaggaggaggatgagatggatgttgatgaggaggagtagaTGGTTTGGGGACTGGGATTTTTGGTATGAATCTGGTGGGGATACCTGA
- a CDS encoding hypothetical protein (COG:L; EggNog:ENOG503NYCZ) → MDPQSPPKRVTRARAAAKAVEPASKTTKIMTAAARTKTARGTLTTSSASTLNTTTSRGSLKRKSPFDDEEEEESDNEEQKPTKPSSSLAVKPTRGRGRPKKATEAPSAPVLSTSTRARGRPRKTVETIASETAARTAQPKKTATEPEPAAAKKPTTRRPATAATASTAAKSLAKPAIKKTVKFEVPEKENVVPPSRSSTQAASTTGALNKKPVRKGATATGRTARATKGATNAVSNTVSSTKDKPLPLSPKKINQLAVSRAAESDDELGMDEKVPVRRFKKAPVKPAMGATKALASSLDRRHPTENDENVPVMPTSDATLTLMLGTPAKRLPPSPWKGSMKSPPRRVDGLFAASTSQAQPEGQVSPIKCSLLQTPAKRQPLAIPIALGSVGGSQVNPSPFKFSLLSSPAKRSVVSPIKSFPPRIEEEEEECKSPAPKPTLLASPMPAVPVPVEQEARTLSDEDGDMIMGNTDEEEEDDVAVVSPEVPEFPGRLSTILPRHADPVLALETSLSEEEEEEKQEQEEVHIDDVVENNENKVDDEIEEQVEQVEQEEQEEQEQEEEGEEEEEEEEEEEVELIEQENDEAVAEDDSAETILQENEQVEEHSEEMAVDSADAEEPEKQARPAPKVAPVLFQFGLREKDLDPYQSEDTDSEDEAPTRQNPFSSAFTALPNTPCRRSSLRTPRAQTSQPRMSSGRSTAKRVRIDDSVGFTPLASQLNGWTAGPSPVKTNSKANSPLSVSHETDEEENTSTNEDLATPGLEPGNDFFENEMLNRSDAMDVDEEAVDSSAEIETPILEDITPIEEDAALAAEANEMSLMEPEQAEANMSNSSHDDTISEASQEYGDENELPVDPNISSRATTTASPVPPVTPARTLRPREVHTVAKVPLKPADDSTPRPKPIQRAGSASRLPVSRPTDRVTRSATVISYTPTKTESVEELEDEEEAQAKSVPPVTPAKGDIWSTLGTPARTPRRDLNPALLRGAVVFVDVHTTEGADASGIFVELLTQMGARCLKEWKWNPTNTDSKIGITHVVYKDGGKRTLEKVRQSEGVVQCVGVSWVLDCERENEWLEEGPYAIDTQIIPRGGARRRKSMEPRAMSNMNGTLIPAPVKGSTSSNSTPTNSSTTRTGNQTAPTTPASNRSSSRRASSLWVRTPEEPRISVDDIDSEDDREHKEDDDDTWGVVLTPVPKTPAPEAIARYVANISPGSDMSSVAGDDDEDEERKRQEMLTRTCPPKRATFIELGERVLNKEKDERVLMRLMAARRKSLQFAPKIGSPLAKSWR, encoded by the exons ATGGAcccccaatcaccaccaaaacggGTCACTCGGGCGCGTGCCGCAGCCAAGGCTGTTGAGCCGGCCTCGAAGACGACAAAGATTATGACTGCTGCGGCCAGGACGAAGACGGCCCGTGGTACACTGacgacctcctcggcctcgacgctcaacaccaccacgtcGCGAGGATCTCTCAAGCGGAAGAGCCCgtttgatgacgaggaggaggaagagtcaGATAATGAAGAGCAGAAGCCCACTAAGCCATCTTCAAGTCTCGCTGTGAAGCCTACCCGAGGACGTGGCAGACCCAAGAAGGCAACAGAGGCCCCATCAGCGCCAGTACTATCTACATCAACAAGGGCTAGGggaaggccaaggaagaCTGTCGAGACCATCGCATCCGAAACCGCTGCCAGGACAGCCCAGCCCAAGAAGACTGCCACAGAGCCCGAACCCGCTGCCGCAAAGAAGCCAACGACCCGCCGCCCTGCCACAGCTGCTACCGCGAGCACGGCTGCCAAGTCCCTCGCTAAACCAGCGATCAAGAAGACCGTCAAGTTCGAGGTAcctgagaaggagaatgtTGTGCCGCCCTCGAGGAGCTCGACACAAGCTGCTAGCACAACTGGAGCCCTGAACAAGAAACCTGTTCGCAAGGGAGCTACTGCCACCGGCCGAACCGCCCGTGCTACCAAAGGAGCGACAAATGCCGTTTCCAATACAGTGAGTTCCACGAAGGATAAGCCACTTCCATTGAGTCCTAAGAAGATCAACCAGCTCGCCGTGAGCCGGGCCGCGGAATCCGACGACGAACTCGGTATGGACGAGAAGGTTCCCGTTCGACGATTCAAAAAGGCACCCGTAAAGCCCGCCATGGGCGCCACCAAggccctcgcctcctccctggACCGGAGACACCCCACAGAGAACGACGAAAACGTGCCGGTCATGCCTACCTCGGATGCCACACTCACCCTCATGCTCGGAACCCCCGCAAAACGGCTACCTCCATCACCCTGGAAAGGAAGTATGAAATCCCCTCCGCGACGCGTTGATGGTCTTTTTGCAGCCTCTACCTCTCAAGCCCAGCCTGAAGGTCAGGTATCCCCCATCAAGTGTAGCCTTTTGCAAACACCTGCCAAGCGACAGCCCCTTGCCATTCCCATTGCCTTGGGGAGTGTCGGTGGCAGCCAGGTGAACCCTTCGCCCTTCAAGTTTTCTCTGCTCTCATCCCCAGCTAAACGCTCGGTTGTCTCACCGATCAAGAGCTTCCCGCCGAGgattgaagaagaggaggaagagtgcAAGAGCCCTGCGCCGAAGCCCACGTTGCTTGCCAGCCCTATGCCAGCTGTGCCGGTCCCTGTTGAGCAGGAGGCCAGGACTCTTtcggatgaagatggtgacaTGATCATGGGCAACacagacgaagaggaagaagatgatgtcgCAGTCGTGTCACCGGAAGTCCCCGAGTTTCCCGGACGTCTCTCGACTATTCTGCCCCGACATGCAGACCCGGTTCTGGCTCTTGAGACGAGCTTgtccgaggaagaagaggaagagaagcaggagcaggaggaagtACACATCGACGATGTCGTTGAGAACAACGAGAACAAGGTCGATgacgagattgaggagcAGGTGGAGCAggtggagcaggaggagcaggaggaacaggagcaggaggaggagggagaggaggaggaggaggaggaggaggaggaggaagtggaaCTCATCGAACAAGAGAATGACGAAGCCGTGGCGGAGGATGACTCAGCCGAGACTATCCTGCAGGAAAATGAGCAAGTTGAGGAACACAGTGAGGAAATGGCAGTTGACAGCGCCGATGCTGAGGAACCTGAGAAGCAGGCTAGGCCTGCTCCCAAGGTTGCGCCTGTCCTATTTCAATTTGGCCTCCGCGAGAAGGACCTGGACCCGTACCAGAGCGAGGATACAGACTCTGAGGATGAGGCTCCTACCCGACAAAACCCATTCTCGTCTGCCTTCACCGCGCTGCCCAACACTCCATGCCGTCGTTCCTCGTTGAGGACTCCTCGTGCTCAGACCAGTCAGCCTAGGATGTCGTCTGGTAGGAGCACCGCCAAGAGGGTTCGTATCGATGACAGCGTTGGATTCACACCCTTGGCTTCTCAGCTCAATGGCTGGACTGCGGGACCTAGCCCTGTGAAGACAAACAGCAAAGCCAACTCCCCATTATCAGTATCACACGAAacagatgaggaggaaaacACGTCTACAAATGAGGATCTCGCGACTCCCGGTCTGGAGCCCGGGAATGATTTCTTTGAGAATGAGATGCTCAATCGGTCCGATGCCAtggatgttgacgaggaggcggttgatTCCAGCGCTGAGATTGAGACTCCTATCCTCGAAGACATCACTCCCATAGAAGAGGATGCCGCCCTCGCAGCTGAAGCAAATGAGATGTCCCTCATGGAGCCCGAACAGGCTGAGGCCAACATGAGCAATTCGAGTCATGACGACACCATCTCTGAGGCAAGCCAGGAATACGGAGATGAGAATGAACTGCCAGTGGATCCCAACATCTCTTCTAGAGCCACCACTACAGCCAGTCCTGTCCCTCCGGTTACTCCAGCTCGTACCCTGCGCCCACGAGAAGTTCACACCGTTGCAAAGGTGCCTCTCAAGCCGGCCGACGACTCTACCCCTCGCCCTAAGCCAATTCAGCGTGCCGGCAGCGCCTCGCGTCTCCCCGTTTCGAGACCCACAGATCGCGTAACTCGGAGCGCAACAGTTATCTCGTATACGCCCACCAAGACTGAGTCTGTTGAAGAActggaggatgaagaagaggcacAGGCCAAGTCTGTCCCACCCGTCACTCCGGCGAAGGGTGATATCTGGTCGACCCTGGGGACCCCTGCTCGCACCCCGAGACGGGATCTGAACCCAGCACTGCTCCGTGGGGCAGTCGTCTTTGTTGATGTTCACACAACTGAGGGTGCTGACGCGAGCGGCATTTTTGTTGAGCTGCTCACGCAAATGGGTGCTCGATGCCTCAAGGAGTGGAAGTGGAATCCCACCAACACGGATTCCAAGATTGGAATCACTCACGTGGTGTACAAGGATGGTGGCAAGCGTACTCTGGAAAAGGTTCGCCAAAGTGAAGGCGTGGTGCAGTGTGTTGGAGTGAGCTGGGTGTTGGA CTGCGAACGTGAGAACGAATGGCTCGAGGAGGGCCCCTACGCCATTGACACCCAGATTATTCCCCGTGGTGGTGCCCGTCGAAGGAAGAGCATGGAACCGCGCGCCATGTCCAACATGAACGGCACGCTCATTCCCGCGCCCGTGAAAGGTAGTACCTCCAGCAACTCTACGCCGACCAACTCCTCAACTACTCGCACCGGCAACCAAACTGCTCCCACGACCCCGGCCAGCAACCGGAGCAGCAGTCGCCGTGCCAGCTCCCTTTGGGTGCGCACCCCCGAGGAGCCCCGCATTTCAGTTGATGATATCGACTCGGAGGACGACAGGGAGCATaaggaagacgatgatgacaCCTGGGGCGTGGTGTTGACTCCAGTGCCCAAGACCCCTGCCCCTGAAGCCATTGCTCGCTATGTGGCCAACATCAGCCCTGGCTCAGACATGTCATCTGTTgctggtgacgatgatgaagacgaggaacGCAAAAGGCAAGAGATGCTCACGCGCACCTGTCCACCCAAAAGGGCAACATTTATCGAGCTCGGGGAGCGGGTGCTTaacaaggaaaaggatgaGAGAGtcttgatgaggttgatggctgctCGCAGGAAGAGCTTGCAGTTTGCGCCAAAGATTGGGAGCCCATTGGCTAAATCATGGCGTTGA